The window AAAGAGAAACTGAACAAAATATTACCGTCACTAAAACATAAAACCGAAACATTTTATAATATAGTTTCTTATAAAAATGTTATTCAAATGGCTGAAGAGGGAAATGGTTTTGAAGATAATTATGAAGGGTTAAGAATCCTAACAGTTGGTAGATTAAGTAAAGAAAAGGGTCAGGATTTAACAATTCCTGTATTAGCAAGACTGAAACAGGAAGGATTTAATGTCCGCTGGTACTGTGTTGGGGAAGGGAATGCAAGAAGTGACTATGAGCAACTGATAAAAAATTATAAGGTTGAGGCTGACTTTATTTTATTAGGTTCTCAGGCAAACCCATATCCCTTCATGAAACAATGTGACATATATGTTCAGCCATCACGTCATGAAGGATACTGTATAACTCTTGCAGAAGCTAGATGTTTTAACTGCCCAATTATCAGTACAAATTTTACAGGGGCAAATGAGCAGATTTTGCATAAACATAATGGTTTAGTTGTAGAAGGTGACAAGATACAAATCTATGAAGCTATAAAACAAATAATTATTGATCAAAGTTTAAGAAATACAATAAAAAGTAATATAGAAAATGAACATGTTATAACAAATAATGACATGCAAAAAATTACTCAAATGGTAATTTGATAGAATGAGTCTTATTTTTTGATGCTTAAACATAAGGGTTTTCGATATACAGCAGATAGGAGTGGTGAAATTGAAAAAGAAAGTTTTATTTATGCTGAGCAGCATAAATATAGGTGGCGTAGAAAAATCACTACTTTCCCTGCTATCAGTTATACCAAAAGAAAAATATGATATTACTATTTTAGTTTTAGAAAAAAAAGGTGGGTTTTTAGAGTATATACCTAATTGGGTAAAAATGGAGGAAACAGCTTGGTTTAAAGATGTTAAACCGATAATCATGCAACCTCCTCAGCAAACGATTAAAGATTATTACATCAATAAGAGCTATACAAAAATTCTAACATTTCTATGTTCTTATTTTATATCTAAGCAATTCAATAA of the Bacillus sp. 1NLA3E genome contains:
- a CDS encoding glycosyltransferase; translation: MKKSILFMVINMNVGGTEKALLNMISEMPREKFDVTILMLEKYGGFLNSIPDWVQVEYVNGYRDIKRFLNDPPKIVFKDLLKQWKIVKACMYILLYLISKVQNNRSIFFNYILRNNPKTSTEYDVAVAYAGPMDFISFFIAVKIRAKKKIQWIHFDVNKIGFNVKFAEKIYSQFDKIFVVSKEGKEKLNKILPSLKHKTETFYNIVSYKNVIQMAEEGNGFEDNYEGLRILTVGRLSKEKGQDLTIPVLARLKQEGFNVRWYCVGEGNARSDYEQLIKNYKVEADFILLGSQANPYPFMKQCDIYVQPSRHEGYCITLAEARCFNCPIISTNFTGANEQILHKHNGLVVEGDKIQIYEAIKQIIIDQSLRNTIKSNIENEHVITNNDMQKITQMVI